In Dama dama isolate Ldn47 chromosome 9, ASM3311817v1, whole genome shotgun sequence, the following proteins share a genomic window:
- the RMND5B gene encoding E3 ubiquitin-protein transferase RMND5B isoform X2: protein MESSIQGTPLSATLSLVMSQCCRKIKDTVQKLASDHKDIHSSVSRVGKAIDRNFDSEICGVVSDAVWDSREKQQQTLQMAILEHLYQQGMLSVAEELCQESTLNVDLDFKQPFLELNRILEALHEQDLGPALEWAVSHRQRLLELNSSLEFKLHRLQFIRLLAGGPEKQLEALSYARHFQPFAHVHQREIQVMMGSLVYLQLGLEKSPYCHLLDNSHWAEICETFTRDACSLLGLSVESPLSVSFASGCVALPVLMNIKAVMEQRQCSGVWSHKDELPIEIELGMKCWYHSVFACPILRQQTSDSNPPIKLICGHVISRDALNKLINGGKLKCPYCPMEQNPADGKRIIF, encoded by the exons atggaatcat CCATCCAGGGAACCCCTCTGTCAGCCACCCTCTCCCTGGTTATGTCACAATGCTGCCGGAAGATAAAAGACACGGTGCAGAAACTGGCTTCGGACCACAAGGACATTCACAGCAGTGTTTCCCGAGTGGGCAAAGCCATTGACAGG AACTTTGACTCTGAGATTTGCGGTGTGGTCTCCGACGCAGTGTGGGACTCGCGGGAAAAGCAGCAGCAGACCCTGCAGATGGCCATCCTGGAGCACTTGTATCAGCAGGGCATGCTCAGCGTCGCTGAGGAGTTGTGTCAG GAATCAACACTGAATGTGGACTTGGATTTCAAGCAGCCTTTCCTGGAGTTGAATCGTATCCTGGAAGCTCTGCATGAACAAGACCTGGGGCCAGCACTGGA ATGGGCTGTCTCCCACAGGCAGCGCCTGCTGGAGCTCAATAGCTCCCTGGAGTTCAAGCTGCACCGACTGCAGTTCATCCGTCTCCTGGCAGGTGGCCCTGAGAAGCAGCTGGAGGCCCTCAGCTACGCCCGGCACTTCCAGCCCTTTGCTCATGTGCACCAGCGGG AGATCCAGGTGATGATGGGCAGTCTAGTGTACCTGCAGCTGGGTTTGGAGAAGTCACCCTACTGCCATCTCCTGGACAACAGCCATTGGGCCGAGATCTGTGAGACCTTTACACGTGATGCTTGTTCCCTGTTGGGCCTTTCTGTGGAGTCACCCCTCAGTGTCAG CTTTGCCTCTGGCTGTGTGGCGCTGCCTGTGCTGATGAATATCAAAGCTGTGATGGAGCAGAGGCAGTGCTCTGGGGTCTGGAGTCACAAGGACGAGTTACCG ATTGAGATTGAACTCGGCATGAAGTGCTGGTACCACTCAGTGTTCGCCTGCCCCATCCTCCGCCAGCAGACGTCCGATTCCAACCCTCCCATCAAGCTCATCTGTGGCCATGTCATCTCCCGAGATGCACTCAACAAGCTCATTAACGGAGGAAA GCTGAAGTGTCCCTACTGTCCCATGGAGCAGAACCCAGCAGATGGGAAACGCATCATATTCTGA
- the RMND5B gene encoding E3 ubiquitin-protein transferase RMND5B isoform X3, whose protein sequence is MSQCCRKIKDTVQKLASDHKDIHSSVSRVGKAIDRNFDSEICGVVSDAVWDSREKQQQTLQMAILEHLYQQGMLSVAEELCQESTLNVDLDFKQPFLELNRILEALHEQDLGPALEWAVSHRQRLLELNSSLEFKLHRLQFIRLLAGGPEKQLEALSYARHFQPFAHVHQREIQVMMGSLVYLQLGLEKSPYCHLLDNSHWAEICETFTRDACSLLGLSVESPLSVSFASGCVALPVLMNIKAVMEQRQCSGVWSHKDELPIEIELGMKCWYHSVFACPILRQQTSDSNPPIKLICGHVISRDALNKLINGGKLKCPYCPMEQNPADGKRIIF, encoded by the exons ATGTCACAATGCTGCCGGAAGATAAAAGACACGGTGCAGAAACTGGCTTCGGACCACAAGGACATTCACAGCAGTGTTTCCCGAGTGGGCAAAGCCATTGACAGG AACTTTGACTCTGAGATTTGCGGTGTGGTCTCCGACGCAGTGTGGGACTCGCGGGAAAAGCAGCAGCAGACCCTGCAGATGGCCATCCTGGAGCACTTGTATCAGCAGGGCATGCTCAGCGTCGCTGAGGAGTTGTGTCAG GAATCAACACTGAATGTGGACTTGGATTTCAAGCAGCCTTTCCTGGAGTTGAATCGTATCCTGGAAGCTCTGCATGAACAAGACCTGGGGCCAGCACTGGA ATGGGCTGTCTCCCACAGGCAGCGCCTGCTGGAGCTCAATAGCTCCCTGGAGTTCAAGCTGCACCGACTGCAGTTCATCCGTCTCCTGGCAGGTGGCCCTGAGAAGCAGCTGGAGGCCCTCAGCTACGCCCGGCACTTCCAGCCCTTTGCTCATGTGCACCAGCGGG AGATCCAGGTGATGATGGGCAGTCTAGTGTACCTGCAGCTGGGTTTGGAGAAGTCACCCTACTGCCATCTCCTGGACAACAGCCATTGGGCCGAGATCTGTGAGACCTTTACACGTGATGCTTGTTCCCTGTTGGGCCTTTCTGTGGAGTCACCCCTCAGTGTCAG CTTTGCCTCTGGCTGTGTGGCGCTGCCTGTGCTGATGAATATCAAAGCTGTGATGGAGCAGAGGCAGTGCTCTGGGGTCTGGAGTCACAAGGACGAGTTACCG ATTGAGATTGAACTCGGCATGAAGTGCTGGTACCACTCAGTGTTCGCCTGCCCCATCCTCCGCCAGCAGACGTCCGATTCCAACCCTCCCATCAAGCTCATCTGTGGCCATGTCATCTCCCGAGATGCACTCAACAAGCTCATTAACGGAGGAAA GCTGAAGTGTCCCTACTGTCCCATGGAGCAGAACCCAGCAGATGGGAAACGCATCATATTCTGA
- the NHP2 gene encoding H/ACA ribonucleoprotein complex subunit 2, with protein sequence MTKIKADPDGPEAQADACCAERTYHELLVNLNPIAQPLASRRLTRKLYKCIKKAVKQKQIRRGVKEVQKFINKGEKGIMVLAGDTLPIEVYCHLPVMCEDRNLPYVYIPSKTDLGAAAGSKRPTCVIMVKPHEEYQEAYDECLEEVQALPPPM encoded by the exons ATGACCAAAATAAAGGCAGATCCAGACGGGCCGGAGGCTCAGGCGGACGCGTGCTGCGCGGAGCGCACTTACCATGAACTGCTAGTGAATCTGAACCCCATCGCGCAGCCTCTGGCGTCTCGCCGCCTCACGCGGAAGCTCTACAAATGCATCAAGAAAG ccgtgaagcagaagcagattcgGCGCGGGGTGAAGGAGGTTCAGAAATTTATCAACAAAGGCGAGAAAGG GATTATGGTTTTGGCAGGAGACACGTTACCCATTGAGGTATACTGCCATCTCCCAGTTATGTGTGAAGATCGGAATTTGCCATATGTCTATATCCCCTCTAAGACG GACCTGGGTGCAGCCGCTGGCTCTAAGCGCCCCACCTGCGTGATAATGGTCAAGCCCCACGAGGAATACCAGGAGGCCTATGACGAGTGCCTGGAGGAGGTGcaagccctgcccccacccatgtGA